Proteins encoded within one genomic window of Anopheles gambiae chromosome 3, idAnoGambNW_F1_1, whole genome shotgun sequence:
- the LOC1280296 gene encoding heme transporter FLVCR2, translated as MDCEMDVKHTLDESSFLVHSFTKSNKSACSLNRKKSLSVPIIPSQNENFLCVPKAIHSGMRQKLPEMGVELPFDDIAIHTEFKHTTAYQTITKSVSQSTLPIPENYSFTSVQIQIYKRRWFLLVLTILNIAVSYVQWIQYSIVANIMAKYYNISSAWIDWTSMIFMVIYIIAVFPVSYVMDVRNMRQSAVIGTVGTALGAWIKVFSTDPSQFQIVIIGQIISAVAQVFLLSIPSRLSATWFSPEEASSVCAFGVFGAQLGIAIGFFLTPMVIVNHEELSAISIDLQVFLMGVAGISTMIACMVIAVFKSEPPFAPSHVQALQRTMKPRRKDYWPSVARLLKDENYLILVIAYGINVGLFNAFSTLLNQIVLNYFPDSATDAGRIGLALIVLGLIGSMVFGYLLDTSHKYKATAVWVCRLSAVTLVIFALALESRSKKLLAVASVFLGFFMTGFQPIGYEFAAELTFPEPDGPVMGILNISTQIFGIVITLMISGIQKILGDLVGNIVFAAFLLLDGNIIALIRSDLRRYNTHLEIESEAAREFAEDASVRYGDISIYEDSPLKLKIDGCS; from the exons ATGGACTGTGAAATGGATGTGAAACATACTCTCGACGAATCTAGCTTCTTAGTGCACTCATTCactaaatcaaacaaaagtgCATGTTCATTGAATCGAAAAAAGTCGCTCTCGGTCCCCATCATTCCATCacagaatgaaaattttttgtgtgttccaAAAGCGATTCATAGTGGGATGAGGCAAAAACTGCCCGAGATGGGAGTGGAATTGCCTTTCGATGACATTGCTATTCATACGGAATTTAAACATACAACAGCTTATCAAACAATAACTAAAAGTGTTTCACAATCTACACTGCCCATTCCTGAAAATTATAGTTTTACTTCAGTGCAAATTCAAATCTACAAGCGACGGTGGTTTTTGCTAGTTTTGACCATTCTTAATATAGCTGTATCATATGTGCAATGGATACAATACAGTATAGTGGCCAATATAATGGCAAAGTATTATAACATTTCATCAGCATGGATCGACTGGACATCTATGATTTTTATGGTGATTTATATTATTGCTGTGTTTCCTGTATCATACGTCATGGACGTAAGAAACATGCGACAGTCCGCAGTTATTGGTACAGTTGGAACAGCGCTTGGGGCATGGATAAAAGTGTTTTCAACAGACCCGTCTCAGTTTCAAATAGTTATTATTGGTCAAATTATTTCAGCAGTTGCGCAAGTATTTTTACTCAGCATTCCTTCGCGTTTATCTGCTACATGGTTTTCTCCTGAGGAAGCTTCTTCAGTATGTGCGTTCGGAGTTTTTGGAGCTCAATTAGGAATTGCCATTGGATTTTTTCTCACACCTATGGTTATTGTAAATCATGAAGAGCTTAGTGCAATTAGTATTGATCTTCAAGTTTTTCTTATGGGAGTAGCTGGAATCTCCACTATGATAGCATGTATGGTAATAGCTGTATTTAAATCGGAACCACCATTTGCACCGAGCCATGTGCAGGCTTTACAAAGAACAATGAAACCAAGACGCAAAGACTACTGGCCATCTGTAGCACGACTATTAAAAGATGAAAACTATCTAATTTTGGTAATCGCGTATGGCATTAACGTAGGCTTATTCAATGCGTTCTCGACATTGCTCAATCAAATCGTGCTAAATTATTTTCCTGATAGTGCAACCGATGCTGGAAGAATAGGTTTAGCATTAATTGTATTAGGACTGATCGGCTCGATGGTTTTTGGTTATTTACTTGACACGAGCCACAAGTATAAAGCAACTGCTGTATGG GTCTGTCGGCTCTCAGCAGTCACTTTAGTCATATTTGCACTGGCTTTGGAAAGTCGATCCAAAAAATTGTTGGCAGTAGCCTCCGTGTTTCTTGG TTTTTTCATGACAGGGTTTCAACCAATAGGATATGAGTTTGCGGCTGAGCTCACATTTCCCGAACCTGATGGGCCAGTAATgggtattttaaatatttctacGCAGATTTTTGGTATAGTTATAACATTGATGATATCAGGAATTCAAAAAATACTCGGAGATCTTGTAGGAAACATA GTTTTCGCAGCATTTCTCTTACTAGACGGAAACATCATCGCTCTGATTCGATCAGATTTACGACGTTATAATACTCATTTGGAAATAGAAAGCGAGGCTGCGAGGGAATTCGCTGAGGATGCTAGTGTACGCTACGGTGATATCTCAATCTATGAAGATTCTCCCTTAAAACTGAAAATAGATGGCTGCAGTTGA